The Saccharomonospora glauca K62 genome has a segment encoding these proteins:
- a CDS encoding amino acid ABC transporter ATP-binding protein gives MTTATIELTGIRKAFGDLEVLRGVDLSVERGEVVVLMGPSGSGKTTLVRCMNLLEEPDAGHVRICGCAFQCGVRRDRRGRARLMQQVRQRTGMVFQQFNLFPHMTALENVIEGPRQVRRLPGAEAVSLGERLLDRVGLADKRDVYPSRLSGGQKQRVAIARALAMEPQVVLFDEPTSALDPELHAEVLQVIRELAADGMTMVIVTHETHFARDVADRIVFMDGGVVVEEAAPETFFTTPAKERVRSFLRLVDHSALPTDVPAAQVGEEVI, from the coding sequence ATGACCACGGCCACGATCGAACTCACAGGCATCCGCAAGGCCTTCGGCGATCTGGAGGTACTGCGAGGCGTGGACCTCTCGGTGGAGCGTGGTGAGGTCGTCGTGCTCATGGGCCCGTCCGGGTCGGGCAAGACCACACTGGTGCGCTGCATGAACCTGTTGGAGGAACCTGATGCCGGCCACGTGCGGATCTGCGGTTGCGCTTTCCAGTGCGGTGTGCGGCGCGACCGTCGCGGGCGGGCAAGGTTGATGCAGCAGGTCCGGCAGCGGACGGGCATGGTGTTCCAGCAGTTCAACCTGTTCCCGCATATGACGGCCCTTGAGAACGTGATCGAGGGGCCCCGGCAGGTGCGGAGGCTGCCGGGCGCCGAGGCTGTGTCCCTCGGCGAGCGGTTGCTCGACCGGGTCGGGCTGGCTGACAAGCGCGATGTGTATCCCTCACGACTGTCGGGCGGCCAGAAGCAGCGGGTTGCCATCGCCAGAGCGCTGGCGATGGAGCCGCAGGTGGTTCTCTTCGACGAGCCGACATCGGCGCTCGACCCGGAACTGCATGCCGAGGTGCTCCAGGTCATCCGGGAGTTGGCCGCTGATGGGATGACGATGGTGATCGTCACCCACGAGACGCACTTCGCCCGTGACGTCGCCGATCGCATCGTGTTCATGGACGGTGGTGTGGTGGTCGAGGAGGCCGCACCCGAGACCTTCTTCACCACACCGGCCAAGGAACGGGTGCGCTCGTTCCTCCGGCTTGTCGATCACTCAGCACTGCCCACGGACGTTCCGGCCGCGCAGGTCGGTGAGGAGGTCATATGA
- a CDS encoding ABC transporter substrate-binding protein has product MSQVGRMRKGLALLLTMASAVLMGCSGGGSTDVLADVRDSGTLRVALTQANPPWNFLDDGKPVGYDVDVAHEVARRIGVDNVEFVASNFQSFIEGVRAERFDIVISGQTITEERKQQVSFSRPYQVNGVAIFVPSGDRSIGSLSDLEDKVVAVSAGTTQEQFAREEIQGAQVKTYQNATLGLTDLARGNADAMLVSRFQGSYLAKQNDLAVKPVGKLLESEVNGMSFRKGSPAFKKEIDKAIASMIADGTLSRISQQWLGLDMVPELNALPPEQG; this is encoded by the coding sequence ATGTCACAAGTCGGGCGAATGAGAAAGGGGCTCGCGCTCCTGCTCACCATGGCCAGCGCCGTTCTCATGGGTTGCTCAGGCGGGGGATCCACCGATGTGTTGGCGGACGTGCGGGACAGCGGCACTTTGCGAGTCGCGCTGACCCAGGCCAATCCGCCGTGGAACTTCCTGGACGACGGCAAGCCTGTGGGCTACGACGTCGACGTCGCGCATGAGGTGGCTCGCCGGATCGGAGTGGACAACGTCGAATTCGTGGCATCAAATTTCCAGAGCTTCATCGAAGGCGTTCGAGCGGAGCGCTTCGACATCGTGATCTCCGGTCAGACGATCACCGAGGAGCGCAAGCAGCAGGTTTCCTTCTCCAGGCCGTACCAAGTCAACGGCGTGGCGATCTTTGTTCCCAGCGGCGACCGTAGCATCGGTTCGCTGTCCGATCTGGAGGACAAGGTGGTGGCCGTGTCCGCCGGCACCACTCAGGAGCAGTTCGCCAGAGAGGAGATTCAGGGTGCGCAAGTCAAGACCTACCAAAACGCGACGCTGGGCTTGACTGATCTCGCCCGAGGCAATGCCGATGCGATGCTGGTCTCACGCTTCCAAGGCAGCTACCTGGCCAAGCAGAACGACCTGGCGGTCAAGCCGGTGGGTAAGCTGCTGGAAAGTGAAGTCAACGGGATGTCCTTCCGCAAGGGCTCTCCCGCGTTCAAGAAGGAGATCGACAAAGCGATCGCGAGCATGATCGCCGACGGCACGCTGAGTCGTATCTCGCAGCAATGGCTCGGGCTGGACATGGTGCCGGAGCTGAATGCCTTACCGCCGGAGCAGGGGTAA
- a CDS encoding DUF305 domain-containing protein has translation MPRTHRVLPSLALLLVLTAACGGTGETDTTTSTAPPSTAPTTAIADSDHNRSDIEFAQDMIPHHEQAVVVAELALERASSPEVKDLAQRIKDAQNPEKNALLAQLKLWGETVTPGGASGEHDHSHLMPEETFQQLQQSTGPAFDTLWLQTMIEHHQGAVDLAQAQLRDGSDTLTSMYAQDIVDRQSKEIEEMTALLGQ, from the coding sequence TTGCCGCGCACACATCGTGTCCTGCCCTCGCTGGCTCTACTCCTCGTCCTCACCGCGGCATGCGGTGGCACAGGCGAGACCGACACCACCACCTCGACTGCCCCACCGAGCACAGCCCCCACCACGGCGATAGCCGACAGCGATCACAATCGCAGCGACATCGAGTTCGCCCAGGACATGATCCCGCACCACGAACAGGCCGTCGTGGTCGCCGAACTCGCGCTGGAACGCGCGTCCAGCCCCGAGGTGAAAGACCTTGCGCAGCGCATCAAGGACGCTCAGAACCCCGAAAAGAACGCACTACTGGCACAACTGAAGTTGTGGGGCGAAACAGTCACACCGGGCGGCGCGAGCGGCGAACACGACCACTCCCACCTCATGCCCGAGGAGACATTCCAGCAACTCCAGCAGAGCACGGGCCCGGCATTCGACACACTGTGGCTGCAAACCATGATCGAACATCACCAAGGCGCCGTCGACCTCGCGCAAGCGCAACTCCGCGACGGCAGCGACACGCTGACGTCGATGTACGCCCAAGACATCGTCGACCGGCAGAGCAAAGAGATCGAGGAGATGACGGCACTACTGGGCCAGTAG
- a CDS encoding DUF305 domain-containing protein produces MKKYLIGASAAAVLALTTACGTGDTSAVDSSRSTPPTAAGEAQQSSHNDSDIAFAQQMIPHHEQAVEMADLALERSTDPNVESLAEQITGSQDPEIQQMTGLLKKWGAPAAPDKSDMPGMMSGEEMRQLEQATGSEFDVMWLQMMIQHHQGAIELAKTELKEGSDADAKALAQRIIEAQDAEIREMVGLLPH; encoded by the coding sequence ATGAAGAAATACCTCATCGGGGCGAGCGCGGCTGCCGTCCTCGCCCTCACAACGGCCTGCGGCACCGGCGATACGTCCGCCGTGGACTCGAGCCGGAGCACGCCACCGACAGCGGCCGGCGAGGCTCAGCAGAGCAGTCACAACGACAGCGACATCGCCTTCGCCCAACAGATGATCCCGCATCACGAGCAGGCAGTGGAGATGGCCGACCTGGCATTGGAGCGTTCCACCGACCCGAATGTGGAAAGCCTCGCTGAGCAGATCACAGGCTCGCAGGATCCCGAGATCCAGCAGATGACCGGGTTGCTGAAGAAGTGGGGCGCGCCTGCAGCCCCCGATAAGTCCGACATGCCGGGGATGATGAGCGGAGAGGAGATGCGGCAGCTGGAACAGGCGACCGGCTCCGAGTTCGACGTCATGTGGCTGCAGATGATGATCCAGCATCATCAGGGCGCGATCGAGCTGGCCAAGACAGAACTGAAGGAAGGCAGCGACGCCGACGCCAAGGCACTCGCCCAGCGCATCATCGAGGCGCAGGACGCTGAAATCCGCGAGATGGTGGGGCTCCTCCCGCACTGA
- a CDS encoding amino acid ABC transporter permease — translation MDMLVDSFPMLIKGLGVTLLLGVVSFALGSVLGALVALARISDFRVFRGIAIMFVSVFRGTPLLIQIMIIYLGLPQLGVQLEPIPSAILALSLFAGAYLSENFRGGILGVDKGQWEAASSIGMPYWRTFRRIVFPQAIRIATPAVGGRFIALMKDTSLASVVTVVELTRVAESIGNANFRYMEAFLMIGALYWLINTLLSVGQGMLERRMGKAYA, via the coding sequence ATGGACATGCTGGTCGATTCTTTCCCGATGTTGATCAAAGGTCTGGGTGTGACCCTGTTGCTCGGGGTGGTGTCGTTCGCGCTCGGCTCCGTGCTGGGCGCCCTCGTCGCTCTGGCCCGCATCTCGGATTTTCGAGTGTTCAGGGGTATTGCGATCATGTTCGTGTCGGTGTTCCGGGGCACCCCGCTACTGATTCAGATCATGATCATATACCTCGGTCTGCCGCAGCTCGGGGTGCAACTCGAACCGATCCCGTCGGCGATTCTCGCGCTGAGCCTGTTTGCGGGGGCGTACCTCAGCGAGAACTTCCGCGGCGGCATCCTCGGTGTCGACAAAGGACAGTGGGAGGCCGCTTCCTCGATCGGAATGCCCTACTGGCGGACCTTCCGCCGAATCGTGTTCCCGCAAGCCATCAGGATCGCGACGCCCGCAGTGGGTGGGCGGTTCATCGCTTTGATGAAGGACACGTCGCTCGCCTCGGTCGTGACCGTTGTGGAGCTCACCCGAGTGGCGGAGAGCATCGGTAACGCGAACTTCCGGTACATGGAGGCGTTCCTGATGATCGGGGCCCTCTACTGGCTGATCAACACCTTGCTGTCCGTCGGGCAGGGAATGCTGGAGAGGCGAATGGGAAAGGCATACGCATGA
- a CDS encoding aminotransferase class V-fold PLP-dependent enzyme — protein MTAAAVHTFDVERARRETPGCENVVHLNNAGAALMPTPVLDRTVTHLKLEARVGGYEAAALVAEEIEDVYGSAARLLGCRTDEIAVVDSATRAWDMAFYSVPFRPGDRILTSEAEYASNFIAYLQLAQRYNLRVDVVPNGESGQISVPRLRDLIDERVRLISLTHVPTNGGLVNPAAEVGKVARDAGVLYLLDACQSAGQMSLDVDEIGCDMVSMTGRKYLRGPRGTGLLYVRREVLDELAPPMLDLHAATWVARDEYRIRPDARRFESWECNYAAKLGLGAAIDYALGWGLDRIRGRVYALADELRLSLAQLPQVTVHDAGVERCGIVSFTVDGVAPADVQAALGAHGINVSVSRTPSTRLDMENRGLEELVRASVHYYNTCEELAMLCDVVRDIGPRR, from the coding sequence ATGACGGCGGCCGCGGTGCACACCTTCGACGTGGAGCGAGCGCGGCGGGAGACCCCGGGCTGCGAGAACGTCGTCCACCTCAACAATGCCGGTGCCGCCCTGATGCCGACGCCGGTGCTCGACCGTACCGTCACGCACCTGAAGCTTGAGGCTCGTGTCGGTGGTTACGAAGCCGCAGCGCTGGTCGCCGAGGAGATCGAGGACGTCTACGGTTCGGCGGCACGCCTGCTCGGCTGCCGTACCGACGAGATCGCCGTGGTCGACAGTGCGACCCGGGCCTGGGACATGGCCTTCTACTCCGTCCCGTTCCGTCCTGGTGATCGGATCCTGACGAGCGAGGCCGAGTACGCCAGTAACTTCATCGCCTACCTCCAGCTGGCGCAGCGCTACAACCTGCGGGTCGATGTCGTGCCCAACGGCGAGTCCGGGCAGATCTCGGTGCCGAGGCTGCGCGACCTGATCGATGAGCGGGTGCGGCTCATCTCGCTGACCCATGTCCCGACCAACGGTGGGCTGGTGAACCCCGCCGCCGAGGTGGGCAAGGTCGCCAGAGACGCCGGTGTGCTGTACCTGCTGGACGCCTGTCAGTCGGCGGGACAGATGTCGCTCGATGTCGACGAAATCGGCTGCGACATGGTGTCCATGACCGGCCGGAAGTACCTGCGCGGGCCCCGCGGCACGGGCCTGCTCTACGTCCGGCGGGAAGTGCTCGACGAGCTGGCGCCGCCGATGCTCGATCTGCACGCCGCGACATGGGTTGCTCGCGACGAGTACCGGATACGTCCCGATGCCCGGCGTTTCGAGTCGTGGGAGTGCAACTACGCGGCCAAACTCGGCCTTGGCGCGGCGATCGACTACGCTCTCGGGTGGGGACTGGACCGCATCCGAGGGCGCGTATACGCGCTGGCCGACGAGCTCCGGCTGAGCCTGGCTCAGTTACCCCAAGTCACAGTTCACGACGCGGGCGTCGAACGGTGCGGGATCGTGTCCTTCACGGTCGACGGCGTCGCGCCAGCCGACGTGCAAGCCGCGCTCGGCGCACACGGGATCAACGTCAGTGTGTCCAGAACCCCCTCGACGAGACTGGACATGGAGAATCGCGGGCTCGAGGAGCTCGTGCGCGCGTCGGTGCACTACTACAACACCTGCGAGGAGCTCGCGATGCTCTGCGACGTAGTACGCGACATCGGCCCCCGGCGTTAG
- a CDS encoding MDR family MFS transporter has translation MSQLVSQFRTFDRPSKLLMVNQFGINVGFYMLMPYLAGYLAGPLGLAAWAVGLVLGVRNFSQQGMFLVGGTLADRFGYKPLIIAGCVLRTGGFALLAIVSSLPALVIASAATGFAGALFNPAVRAYLAADAGDRRVEAFALFNTFYQGGILLGPLVGLALTALDFRITCLVAAAVFGALTVLQARALPQHPADRGPDRGSVLAEWRTVVANRQFVLFSLAMIGSYVLSFQVYLALPLQAQTIVGSEAGSTALVTSLFVVSGAVAIAGQLRVTAWFSKRWGPGRSIVVGMTLLSMAFVPLLLVPGAATVGPVLAGATVLLSAALLALGTIAVFPFEMDTVVRLSRNHLVATHYGFYNTVIGVGILLGNLFTGTVFGLAHQAGWPQLIWAGLTLIGAGCVLALHLLHRSRQLTAEPAGQPMR, from the coding sequence ATGAGCCAGCTCGTGAGCCAGTTCCGCACGTTCGACCGGCCGAGCAAGCTGTTGATGGTCAACCAGTTCGGCATCAACGTCGGGTTCTACATGCTGATGCCCTACCTGGCCGGCTACCTCGCCGGACCGCTCGGCCTTGCCGCGTGGGCGGTCGGGCTAGTGCTCGGCGTGCGGAACTTCTCCCAGCAAGGCATGTTCCTCGTCGGAGGGACACTCGCCGACCGGTTCGGCTACAAGCCCCTGATCATCGCCGGGTGCGTGCTGCGCACCGGCGGTTTCGCACTCCTAGCCATCGTCAGCTCGCTGCCCGCCCTGGTGATCGCCTCCGCGGCCACCGGATTCGCGGGTGCCCTGTTCAACCCCGCGGTGCGCGCCTACCTCGCCGCCGACGCCGGAGACCGCAGGGTGGAGGCCTTCGCCCTGTTCAACACCTTCTACCAGGGCGGCATCCTGCTGGGCCCGCTCGTCGGACTGGCCCTCACCGCGCTCGACTTCAGGATCACCTGCCTCGTGGCGGCCGCGGTGTTCGGCGCGCTGACCGTGCTCCAGGCACGCGCGCTGCCACAGCACCCGGCCGACCGCGGCCCGGACCGCGGCTCTGTCCTCGCCGAATGGCGAACGGTCGTCGCCAACCGCCAGTTCGTCCTGTTCTCCCTGGCGATGATCGGCTCGTACGTACTGTCGTTCCAGGTCTATCTGGCGCTGCCGCTGCAGGCACAGACGATCGTGGGATCCGAGGCAGGCAGCACCGCCCTGGTCACGTCGCTGTTCGTGGTATCCGGCGCGGTCGCGATCGCCGGCCAACTCAGGGTAACCGCGTGGTTCAGCAAGCGGTGGGGCCCCGGCCGCAGCATCGTCGTCGGGATGACGCTGCTGTCCATGGCGTTCGTCCCGCTCCTGCTCGTCCCCGGCGCCGCCACCGTCGGGCCCGTACTGGCCGGAGCAACCGTACTGCTATCGGCGGCCCTGCTCGCGCTCGGCACGATCGCGGTGTTCCCGTTCGAGATGGACACGGTCGTGCGCCTGTCCCGCAACCACCTCGTCGCCACCCACTACGGCTTCTACAACACCGTCATCGGCGTGGGCATCCTGCTGGGCAACCTCTTCACCGGAACCGTGTTCGGCCTGGCCCACCAAGCCGGGTGGCCACAGCTGATCTGGGCCGGGCTGACCCTCATCGGGGCGGGTTGCGTGCTGGCCCTGCACCTACTCCACCGCAGCCGCCAACTGACCGCCGAGCCGGCCGGGCAACCGATGAGGTAG
- a CDS encoding DUF6153 family protein has product MTGLERRSALARWLLVCSVLLGLVLMHHVANQHIEHGDPSATVQQVTTEHDIAEHDGSSAPSHEGSSVLAHLCFAVLVGSIVLLIPVRLIRRFRDTVTRLRPLAARTGGGRAPPIPLPVPAGFAYDLCVLRL; this is encoded by the coding sequence GTGACGGGCCTGGAACGCCGGAGCGCGCTCGCGCGCTGGCTGCTGGTCTGTTCGGTGTTGCTCGGGCTGGTCCTCATGCACCACGTCGCGAATCAGCACATCGAACACGGTGACCCGTCGGCCACTGTCCAGCAGGTCACCACCGAGCACGACATCGCCGAGCACGACGGTTCGTCAGCACCTTCACACGAAGGCTCATCGGTACTGGCCCATCTGTGCTTCGCCGTGCTCGTCGGGTCGATCGTCCTGCTGATTCCCGTCCGGCTCATCCGCCGATTCCGGGACACCGTCACCAGGCTCAGGCCCCTCGCCGCGCGGACCGGTGGTGGGCGTGCTCCCCCCATCCCCTTACCGGTCCCGGCCGGGTTCGCCTACGACCTCTGTGTGCTGCGGCTGTGA
- a CDS encoding PLP-dependent cysteine synthase family protein gives MNHTLLSTPLVTSSPAQLLSPAARCHSPGHAIGNTPVLWIGEPFTGSRHGFWAKLEGANPGGMKDRPALHMVGRAKERGELAPGAMIVESTSGTLGLGLALAGIVYGHPVTLVTDPGMEPIMRRMLAAHNARVELVTQPHPTGGWQEARRERVRQLLESTPGSWCPDQYQNPDNVEAYASLATELIGQLGRIDILVCSVGTGGHSAGIARVLREFCPHLRLIGVDTVGSTIFGQPAAPRLMRGLGSSIYPRNVDYPAFDEVHWVAPREAVWACRRLASTHYASGGWSVGAVALVAGWAARNNDPDTRIAAIFPDAPHRYFDTIYNDDYCAEHELLGPAPASEPDTIGTPSEQVVRHWTRCSHVVDPVTAQEALV, from the coding sequence ATGAACCACACACTTCTCAGCACACCGCTGGTGACCTCGTCGCCGGCCCAGCTCCTCAGTCCGGCCGCGCGCTGCCACTCGCCCGGGCATGCCATCGGCAACACGCCCGTGCTGTGGATCGGGGAACCGTTCACCGGCTCCCGCCACGGCTTCTGGGCCAAGCTGGAAGGCGCCAACCCCGGCGGCATGAAAGACCGCCCCGCCTTGCATATGGTGGGCAGGGCCAAGGAACGAGGCGAGCTCGCACCCGGTGCGATGATCGTCGAATCGACCAGCGGCACTCTCGGCCTCGGCCTGGCCCTCGCCGGGATCGTCTACGGGCACCCCGTCACGCTGGTCACCGATCCCGGCATGGAACCGATCATGCGCCGCATGCTCGCCGCACACAACGCCCGGGTGGAGCTCGTCACGCAGCCGCACCCGACCGGCGGCTGGCAGGAGGCGCGGCGCGAGCGCGTCCGGCAGCTGCTCGAGAGCACACCCGGGTCATGGTGCCCAGATCAGTACCAGAATCCGGACAATGTGGAGGCCTACGCCTCGCTCGCCACGGAGCTCATCGGCCAGCTCGGCCGCATCGACATCCTGGTCTGCTCGGTCGGTACGGGCGGGCACTCGGCCGGCATCGCCCGGGTGCTGCGGGAGTTCTGCCCGCACCTGCGGCTCATCGGAGTCGACACCGTGGGCTCCACGATCTTCGGTCAGCCGGCCGCCCCACGGCTGATGCGCGGGCTCGGCTCCAGCATCTACCCCCGCAACGTCGACTACCCCGCCTTCGACGAGGTCCACTGGGTTGCCCCCAGAGAAGCCGTGTGGGCGTGCCGGAGGCTGGCCTCCACCCACTACGCGAGCGGCGGCTGGAGCGTGGGAGCAGTCGCGCTCGTCGCCGGCTGGGCCGCCCGCAACAACGATCCCGACACCCGGATCGCGGCGATCTTCCCCGACGCCCCACACCGCTACTTCGACACCATCTACAACGACGACTACTGCGCCGAGCACGAGTTACTCGGCCCGGCACCTGCCTCCGAACCCGACACGATCGGCACCCCGTCAGAACAGGTGGTGCGGCACTGGACGCGATGTAGTCACGTCGTTGACCCCGTGACAGCGCAGGAGGCCCTCGTATGA
- a CDS encoding DUF305 domain-containing protein codes for MKKSLTYAALATAVAAALAAGCTGGTEGADTTGNAGSQPSTSASAEQATHNQADVTFVQGMIPHHEGAIEMADLAEGRTDNPDILDLAQRIKQAQGPEIDQLNGWLDAWGVNNDMPGMDHGDMGHEMPGMGAEDMKKLEQANGAEFDRLFLELMIEHHQGAVDMSETVLDEGSNPEVKELAQQIIDAQEAEINEMRSLLEG; via the coding sequence ATGAAGAAGTCCCTGACTTATGCAGCCCTCGCCACGGCGGTCGCCGCGGCGCTCGCCGCCGGATGCACCGGAGGCACCGAGGGCGCAGACACCACTGGTAACGCCGGCTCCCAGCCCAGCACAAGCGCGTCAGCTGAACAGGCCACCCACAACCAGGCGGACGTGACCTTCGTCCAGGGGATGATCCCTCACCACGAGGGCGCCATCGAGATGGCCGACCTCGCGGAGGGCCGCACCGACAACCCCGACATCCTCGATCTCGCCCAGCGCATCAAACAAGCACAGGGACCTGAGATCGACCAGCTGAACGGCTGGCTCGACGCCTGGGGCGTCAACAACGACATGCCCGGGATGGACCACGGCGACATGGGGCATGAGATGCCCGGAATGGGTGCCGAGGACATGAAGAAACTCGAACAGGCCAACGGCGCCGAGTTCGACCGGCTGTTCCTGGAGTTGATGATCGAGCACCACCAGGGCGCCGTTGACATGTCCGAAACAGTGCTGGACGAGGGCAGCAACCCCGAGGTGAAGGAACTCGCCCAGCAGATCATCGACGCTCAGGAAGCAGAGATCAACGAGATGCGATCACTGCTGGAAGGCTGA
- a CDS encoding M56 family metallopeptidase, which produces MTLALALLVGTITAGWLVPQGLRRVDLRRRDPRSLLVAWLASIMGVAAAGTAGVVLLLTPGHGPADSLTWALNRCLAALQHGSPPRFEDLLGIASAALLGVVVVRCAVVTARELLRLRRASRERLSVLRLAGWPDAATPNTFWLAHDRPLAFSLLGRPGVIIATEGLTRHLPADAVAAVLAHERAHLRGHHHLLIAVMDSLRRTLPFVPLFRQAPAAIRELVELAADMSATRVCGPAAVRAALLAVSGHDAPSVALAMGRDTVRVRLARLEHVAQAPGGARRALSCGAAGALATAVPFLTGPSLLFALAVLACPVGG; this is translated from the coding sequence ATGACGCTGGCTTTGGCTCTGCTGGTGGGAACCATCACGGCCGGATGGCTCGTGCCCCAGGGCTTACGACGCGTCGATCTCCGCCGCCGAGACCCACGGTCCCTGCTCGTCGCCTGGCTTGCGTCGATCATGGGTGTCGCGGCAGCCGGGACGGCGGGCGTTGTCCTCCTTTTGACGCCTGGCCACGGGCCTGCCGATTCCCTCACGTGGGCGTTGAACCGATGTCTGGCAGCCTTGCAGCACGGCTCCCCACCACGGTTCGAGGACCTGCTGGGTATCGCCAGTGCCGCCCTGCTGGGGGTTGTCGTCGTGCGCTGCGCTGTCGTCACGGCGCGCGAACTGCTGCGGCTACGGCGGGCAAGCCGCGAACGGCTCTCGGTGCTGCGATTGGCCGGGTGGCCGGATGCGGCCACGCCGAACACGTTCTGGCTGGCGCACGACCGGCCGCTGGCGTTCAGCCTTCTCGGCCGGCCTGGCGTGATCATCGCGACGGAAGGCCTGACCCGGCACCTGCCCGCCGACGCGGTTGCCGCTGTGCTGGCGCACGAGCGTGCTCACCTGAGAGGGCATCATCACCTATTGATCGCGGTTATGGACAGCCTGCGGCGCACGCTGCCGTTCGTTCCGCTATTCCGGCAGGCGCCAGCAGCCATCCGCGAGCTCGTGGAACTAGCCGCGGACATGTCGGCAACTCGAGTGTGCGGCCCCGCTGCCGTCCGTGCCGCGCTGCTGGCTGTCTCCGGGCATGACGCGCCCAGCGTGGCCCTGGCCATGGGGCGCGATACGGTCCGCGTGCGGCTCGCTCGCCTGGAGCATGTGGCGCAGGCACCCGGGGGCGCCCGCAGAGCGCTGTCCTGTGGTGCGGCCGGGGCCCTGGCCACCGCCGTCCCGTTCTTGACCGGCCCGTCGCTGCTGTTCGCCCTGGCGGTGCTGGCCTGCCCGGTCGGCGGCTGA
- a CDS encoding NADH-quinone oxidoreductase subunit A yields the protein MTVTGALVLLAVALVGVAGLYGIAFAARLGGTRANVYPFLSGHSPAEHAVSRYHVRWYTVSMIYLVFDMEMVFMYPWTLVVAEKGTSAVVEMFVFLAILFSGVVYAWREGALRWA from the coding sequence ATGACCGTCACCGGTGCGCTCGTCTTGCTGGCTGTGGCGTTGGTGGGTGTCGCCGGTCTCTACGGCATCGCTTTCGCCGCCCGTTTGGGCGGCACCAGAGCCAACGTCTACCCGTTCCTCTCCGGACACTCACCCGCCGAGCACGCCGTGTCGCGGTACCACGTCCGTTGGTACACCGTCTCGATGATCTATCTCGTCTTCGATATGGAGATGGTGTTTATGTACCCGTGGACGCTGGTCGTCGCGGAGAAGGGCACGTCGGCGGTCGTGGAGATGTTCGTGTTCCTCGCGATCCTCTTCTCGGGTGTCGTATACGCGTGGCGTGAGGGGGCACTGCGATGGGCCTGA